The window CCGGGCGTTGGGCCCCACTCCTCACCGGCCTCGAACAAGAGCTGCTGCCCCAGGCAGATGCCCAGGAAGGGCTTGCCCGCGGACACCGCCCGCAAAATCGCCTTATCCATCCCGGCCGCACGGAGGTTCGCCATCGCGTCCGCGAACGCGCCGACGCCGGGGAGCACCACCCCGGCCGCCCGGTCCACCTCCCGCGGGTCGGCCGTGATTACGGCCGCCCAGCCGGCCGTTTCCAGGCCTTTCAAAGCGCTCATCAGGTTCCCGGTACCGTAGTCGATAACCGCAATATACTTGTCAGTCACTTTATTAGTTGATAACCCCCTTGGTCGAGGGGACCCCACGTTGGGCATTAATCCGTGCCGCCGACCCCAATGCCACGCCCAGGCCCTTAAAGACCGCCTCAATTATGTGGTGGGTGTTCGCCCCGGCCAGCAGGCGGACGTGCAGGTTGAATCGGCCGTTGTAAGCCAGGGCCCGCAGAAATTCCTCCACCAGTTCGGTGTCGAACCGGCCGACCTGGGGGGAGGGCATCGGCACATCAAAGGCCAGGTACCCCCGGCCGCTGAGGTCGACGGCCACCAGGGCCAGGGCGTCGTCCATCGGCACGATCGCGTGCCCGAACCGTCCGATCCCGGCTTTATCCCCCAACGCCTTCACCAGGGCCTCACCCAGACAGATCCCCACGTCCTCCACCGTGTGGTGGTCGTCGACATCCAGGTCGCCGCGCGCCCGGATCTGCAGGTCAAACCCGCTGAACTTGGCCGTCAGGGCCAGCATGTGCTCCAGGAAGGGCACCCCGGTGTCCAGGGCGTATTCCCCGGTCCCGTCCACCTGCAGCTGCACCCGGATCTCGGTCTCCCTGGTTTGTCTGCGCACTTCCGCCTTTCTGATCAGCATCCGAAAACCCTCGCTTTCGATTTTCGCCATCGGCCCTGAAAGGCCCTTTTTACTGGTTTCCGCCAGCCGGTGGTCACTACCCGGTCCGCAGCACGTCAGCCAACCGGTTGCAAAAAATCAGGTTCTCCTCGGGCCGGCCGACCGACACCCGCAGGCAGCTCGGCAGGTCCGGACGGTCCAGCAGGCGCACCAGCACACCCCGCTGCAAAAGCCCGCTGAACACCTGCTGGGCGCGCATCTCGGTCCGGAACAGCAGGAAATTCGCCCGGGACGGGTAGACGGTAAGCCCCGGCAGGTAACGCATCGCCGCGAACAGCTCGTCCCGCGACCGGCAGATCTGCCGGACACGGCGCTCGAACAGCGGTTGCCATTCCAGCACCCGGATGGCGGCCTGTTGGGTGAAGGCGTTCACGTTAAAGGGCTGCTGGACGCGTTGGATGATCCCAGTCACCTCCGGTCCGGCCAGCATATAGCCCAGCCGGAGCCCGGCCAAGCCGAACGCCTTGGAAAAGGTGCGTAAGAGCACCAGCTGCGGGTATTTGTCCAGTAGGGACACGGCCGTTTCGCCGCAGAACTCGTAGTAGGCTTCGTCTAGCACCACCACCGCCCTGGTGTGCTTAAGGATTTTCTCCGTCACCTCCAAAGGGGTGGTGTTCCCGGTCGGGTTGTTCGGAGAACACAGCACCACCATTTTCACTCCGGGCCGGGTGGCGGCCTCGATCACGGCGTCCGGGTCCACGCTGAAATCGGCCTTGCGGGGCAGGGCCACCGGCTCGGCCCCCGCGATGACCGCGTGAATCTCATACATCGTGAATGTCGGCGTGCAGATCACCACCTTGCCCCCGGCGGCGAAGGCCAGCATCAGGTCCAGGATCAGCTCGTCCGATCCGTTGCCGACCGTGATCCGGTTTCGGTCCACGCCGGTGTACCGGGACAGGGACTCCCGCAGTTGCAGCGCCGACGGGTCCGGATAGCGCCCGAAGGTTTGTCCACCTATGGTGCTTAAGACCTCTTCCAGGACTTGCTCGGGAAAGTCATAGTTGTTCTCGTTGGCGTCCAGCTTGATCATCCCAGGGTATACCGGGACGTGGTAGGGCTGCAAGTCCAATAGTTCCGAACGCACCAGTTCATTTATGGAACGCATGCCCTCATTCCCCCCGTTCCCCGAGCCTGACCTGGACCGCCAGGGCGTGGGCCGGCAGCCCTTCCACCCCGGCCAGTTCGATGACCTTCGGGCCGAGTTGTTCCAGGCTCCGGCGCGAACAGTGGATCACGTTGATCCGCTTCAAAAAGGTATCCACCCCGAGGCCGGAAAAGAACCGCGCCGTGCCCCCGGTGGGCAGCACGTGGTTCGGCCCGGCGAGATAATCTCCCACCGCCACCGGGGAGTAGGGCCCCAAAAACACCGCGCCGGCATTCTTCACCCGGTCCAGCCAGTGTTCCGGATCGGCCACCATCAACTCCAGGTGTTCCGGAGCAAAACAATTGGCCAGGCCGAAAGCCTCGTCCAGGTCACGGGTGACCACGATCAGGCCGCCGTCCGCGAGGGCCCTGGTCAGAAGCTCCCGCCGCTCCAGCCCGTCCAGGAGGCGGACCACTTCATCACGCACTTTGCCAGCCAACTCCCAGCTCGGCGTAAGCAGCACGGCGCGCGCCAGCACGTCGTGCTCGGCCTGCGCCAGCAGGTCGGCGGCCACGTACACCGGGTCGGCCCCGGCGTCGGCAATGATCAGCACCTCCGAAGGGCCGGCGAGCATGTCGATGTCCACCCGTCCGAACACCTGCTGCTTGGCCACGGTCACGTAGATGTTCCCCGGGCCCGTGATCTTGTCTACCCGGCGGATGCTCGGCGTGCCGTAGGCCAGGGCGGCCACCGCCTGGGCGCCGCCCACCTTGTAGATTTCCTCCACCCCGGCTTCCGTGGCGGCAACCAGGGTGTACGGGTGCATCCCGCCACCCCGCGCCGGGGGAGTCACCATCGCGATCTCCTTCACCCCGGCCACCACCGCCGGAATGGCATTCATCAACACCGAGGACGGGTAGGAAGCCGTGCCGCCGGGCACGTAAATGCCGACCC is drawn from Candidatus Desulforudis audaxviator MP104C and contains these coding sequences:
- the hisC gene encoding histidinol-phosphate transaminase; translation: MRSINELVRSELLDLQPYHVPVYPGMIKLDANENNYDFPEQVLEEVLSTIGGQTFGRYPDPSALQLRESLSRYTGVDRNRITVGNGSDELILDLMLAFAAGGKVVICTPTFTMYEIHAVIAGAEPVALPRKADFSVDPDAVIEAATRPGVKMVVLCSPNNPTGNTTPLEVTEKILKHTRAVVVLDEAYYEFCGETAVSLLDKYPQLVLLRTFSKAFGLAGLRLGYMLAGPEVTGIIQRVQQPFNVNAFTQQAAIRVLEWQPLFERRVRQICRSRDELFAAMRYLPGLTVYPSRANFLLFRTEMRAQQVFSGLLQRGVLVRLLDRPDLPSCLRVSVGRPEENLIFCNRLADVLRTG